A DNA window from Drosophila biarmipes strain raj3 chromosome 2R, RU_DBia_V1.1, whole genome shotgun sequence contains the following coding sequences:
- the LOC108030183 gene encoding microtubule-associated protein RP/EB family member 1 isoform X2, whose protein sequence is MAVNVYSTNVTSENLSRHDMLAWVNDCLQSQFSKIEELCTGAAYCQFMDMLFPGSVPVKRVKFRTNLEHEYIQNFKILQAGFKKMSVDKIIPIDKLIKGRFQDNFEFLQWFKKFFDANYDGRDYDASAVREGAPMGFGSGAGKALPGTAAGGVHNSYRRAPTATTRPTTTTTVKPTVSKVLPRTNNAAPPSRITAGANSTGTVKKNDAANSVNNQQIEEMSNQVMDMRINLEGLEKERDFYFSKLRDIEILCQEADDGEQHPLIQKIMDILYATEDGFAPPDDAPPEDEEY, encoded by the exons ATGGCTGTTAACGTTTACTCCACAAATGTGACGTCAGAGAATCTCTCGCGCCACGATATGCTGGCCTGGGTCAACGATTGTCTCCAGTCGCAGTTCTCAAAAATCGAGGAGCTCTGCACAG GTGCCGCTTACTGCCAGTTCATGGACATGCTGTTCCCCGGTTCAGTGCCCGTAAAGCGCGTCAAATTCCGTACAAATCTGGAGCACGAGTACATACAGAACTTCAAGATCTTGCAGGCGGGCTTCAAAAAGATGTCTGTGGATAAG ATAATACCCATTGATAAGTTGATCAAAGGTCGTTTCCAAGACAATTTCGAGTTTTTGCAATGGTTCAAAAAGTTCTTCGATGCCAATTACGATGGCAGGGACTACGATGCCAGTGCGGTGCGCGAGGGCGCCCCCATGGGCTTCGGCTCGGGAGCGGGGAAGGCCCTGCCCGGCACGGCGGCCGGCGGCGTGCACAACAGCTATCGACGTGCTCCGACGGCAACGACGCGCCCGACGACGACGACCACAGTGAAGCCCA CAGTCTCCAAGGTGCTGCCACGCACGAACAATGCTGCGCCGCCGAGTAGAATAACCGCCGGGGCCAACAGCACGGGCACGGTCAAGAAGAACGACGCGGCAAACTCAGTCAACAATCAGCAGATCGAAGAGATGTCAAACCAG GTCATGGATATGCGCATCAACCTGGAGGGATTGGAGAAGGAGCGCGACTTTTACTTCTCGAAGTTGCGGGACATTGAAATTCT TTGCCAAGAAGCAGATGACGGCGAGCAACATCCGCTCATTCAAAAGATAATGGACATCCTGTATGCGACTGAG GATGGTTTTGCGCCGCCAGACGATGCACCACCAGAGGACGAGGAGTATTAA
- the LOC108030421 gene encoding probable methylcrotonoyl-CoA carboxylase beta chain, mitochondrial encodes MIRLNGLLRSSSKWLSSQVRLLHVGEANILPSEVDKQSAEYKENASEMGRLVGELRNFTSQVLKGGGQKAIERHTSRGKLLARDRINLLLDKGSPFLELSALAGHELYGEEVVNSGGIVTGVGRVCGTECLVVANDATVKGGSYYPITVKKHLRAQEIAQENRLPCIYLVDSGGANLPRQADVFPDKLHFGRIFYNQANMSAQGIPQIAVVMGSCTAGGAYVPAMADESIIVKKQGTIFLAGPPLVKAATGEEVSAEDLGGADLHCKTSGVTDHYAVDDEHALYLARQIVSNLNLPATNAFNDQLTHSSQANFQGATPPAAIEEPRYDPRELYGIVGPNLTKSFDVREVIARIVDGSRFTEFKKLYGETLVCGFAKLYGHTVGIVGNNGVLFSESALKGAHFIQLCAQRKIPLVFLQNITGFMVGRDAEANGIAKNGAKMVTAVACANVPKFTVIIGGSYGAGNYGMCGRAYSPRFLYMWPNSRISVMGGTQAANVMAQITQDQRKRAGKEFSEEEAQKLKAPIVEMFEAEGSPYYSTARLWDDGIIDPANTRQVLGLSLKAALNNAGQDTKFGVFRM; translated from the exons ATGATCCGGCTAAATGGGCTGTTAAGAAGCTCCTCGAAGTGGCTGAGCAGCCAGGTGCGATTGCTTCACGTGGGGGAGGCTAATATCCTACCCAGCGAGGTGGACAAGCAGTCCGCCGAGTACAAG GAAAATGCCAGCGAGATGGGCAGGTTGGTCGGAGAACTGCGGAACTTCACCAGTCAGGTGCTGAAGGGCGGCGGGCAGAAGGCCATCGAGCGACACACCTCGCGGGGCAAACTCTTGGCCAGGGACCGCATCAACCTGCTCCTGGACAAGGGATCACCCTTCTTGGAACTCAGCGCTCTAGCTGGACACGAGTTGTACGGCGAGGAGGTGGTTAACTCTGGAGGAATAGTGACCGGAGTGGGACGCGTTTGTGG TACGGAGTGCCTGGTGGTGGCCAACGACGCCACGGTAAAAGGCGGCAGCTACTATCCAATTACCGTGAAGAAGCATCTGCGTGCTCAGGAGATTGCCCAAGAAAACCGCCTTCCCTGCATCTACCTTGTGGACTCGGGTGGCGCCAACCTGCCGCGGCAGGCGGATGTCTTTCCGGACAAGCTGCACTTCGGACGCATTTTCTACAACCAGGCGAACATGTCGGCCCAGGGAATTCCGCAGATCGCCGTTGTGATGGGCAGCTGTACTGCCGGAGGAGCCTACGTCCCGGCAATGGCCGACGAGAGCATCATTGTAAAGAAGCAGGGAACCATTTTCCTTGCGGGTCCGCCTCTGGTAAAGGCAGCCACTGGAGAGGAGGTGTCCGCTGAAGATCTGGGAGGGGCGGACCTCCACTGCAAGACCTCGGGAGTCACGGATCACTATGCCGTGGACGACGAGCACGCCTTGTACCTTGCTCGGCAGATTGTTAGCAATCTGAATCTACCCGCCACGAATGCCTTCAACGATCAGCTGACGCACTCCAGTCAAGCCAACTTTCAAGGCGCTACTCCCCCAGCCGCCATAGAGGAGCCGCGTTACGATCCCCGTGAGCTGTACGGCATTGTGGGACCCAATCTTACCAAGAGTTTCGATGTTCGCGAGGTGATTGCCCGCATCGTGGACGGAAGCCGCTTCACGGAGTTCAAGAAACTATATGGCGAGACTTTGGTGTGCGGTTTTGCGAAGCTCTACGGCCACACTGTGGGAATAGTCGGAAACAATGGAGTCCTCTTCTCTGAGAGTGCCCTTAAGGGCGCCCACTTCATTCAATTATGTGCACAGCGCAAGATACCGCTAGTCTTCTTGCAGAACATAACAG GTTTCATGGTGGGACGTGATGCTGAGGCCAACGGTATTGCCAAGAACGGAGCGAAGATGGTAACGGCCGTGGCCTGCGCAAATGTGCCAAAGTTTACGGTGATTATTGGTGGATCTTACGGAGCAGGCAACTACGGCATGTGCGGTCGGGCCTACTCGCCTCGGTTCCTCTACATGTGGCCAAACTCCCGTATCTCCGTGATGGGCGGCACGCAGGCGGCCAACGTCATGGCTCAGATCACACAGGATCAGCGCAAGCGAGCTGGCAAGGAGTTCAGCGAGGAGGAGGCCCAGAAACTGAAGGCTCCCATTGTGGAAATGTTTGAGGCAGAGGGCTCTCCTTACTACAGTACGGCCCGCCTGTGGGACGACGGCATTATCGATCCGGCCAACACACGTCAGGTGCTGGGTCTCAGCCTCAAGGCAGCCCTGAACAATGCCGGCCAGGACACCAAGTTTGGAGTCTTCCGcatgtaa
- the LOC108030185 gene encoding CDGSH iron-sulfur domain-containing protein 3, mitochondrial, producing MSIILKRSLRSPWMLKACYSSSAQSGDSAKTIPKNLLEDKQTAVLQKENGAIFDKRPFKIHLDKDKTYSWCLCGKSKSQPLCDGMHKNEFLKIKQRPIRFKVEKSGDYWLCNCKQTTHRPFCDGTHKQPHIQTAVK from the exons ATGTCAATAATCTTAAAACGAAGCCTTCGATCACCATGGATGCTGAAG GCATGCTACAGTTCCAGTGCTCAGTCCGGGGATTCGGCCAAAACAATACCCAAAAACCTTCTTGAGGACAAGCAAACGGCTGTCCTGCAAAAGGAAAACGGTGCTATCTTCGACAAGAGACCCTTTAAGATCCATTTGGACAAAG ATAAAACCTACAGCTGGTGCCTTTGCGGCAAGTCCAAATCTCAGCCCCTATGCGACGGCATGCACAAGAACGAGTTCCTCAAGATCAAGCAGAG GCCCATCCGCTTCAAGGTGGAGAAGTCGGGGGACTACTGGCTGTGCAACTGCAAACAGACCACCCACAGACCCTTCTGCGATGGAACCCACAAGCAGCCGCACATCCAGACCGCCGTCAAATAG
- the LOC108030183 gene encoding microtubule-associated protein RP/EB family member 1 isoform X1, translating into MAVNVYSTNVTSENLSRHDMLAWVNDCLQSQFSKIEELCTGAAYCQFMDMLFPGSVPVKRVKFRTNLEHEYIQNFKILQAGFKKMSVDKIIPVDKLIKGRFQDNFEFLQWFKKFFDANYDGREYDPLAQRGGVKMGNGNGQGSNGGSGVGSSNNDLHLMHRRPLQAPAATLRNAPRVIAQNAVSKVLPRTNNAAPPSRITAGANSTGTVKKNDAANSVNNQQIEEMSNQVMDMRINLEGLEKERDFYFSKLRDIEILCQEADDGEQHPLIQKIMDILYATEDGFAPPDDAPPEDEEY; encoded by the exons ATGGCTGTTAACGTTTACTCCACAAATGTGACGTCAGAGAATCTCTCGCGCCACGATATGCTGGCCTGGGTCAACGATTGTCTCCAGTCGCAGTTCTCAAAAATCGAGGAGCTCTGCACAG GTGCCGCTTACTGCCAGTTCATGGACATGCTGTTCCCCGGTTCAGTGCCCGTAAAGCGCGTCAAATTCCGTACAAATCTGGAGCACGAGTACATACAGAACTTCAAGATCTTGCAGGCGGGCTTCAAAAAGATGTCTGTGGATAAG ATCATTCCAGTTGATAAACTGATTAAGGGACGTTTCCAAGACAACTTCGAGTTCCTCCAGTGGTTCAAGAAGTTCTTCGATGCCAATTACGATGGCCGCGAATACGATCCGTTGGCCCAGCGGGGCGGGGTCAAGATGGGCAATGGCAACGGACAGGGCAGCAACGGAGGCAGTGGCgtgggcagcagcaacaacgatcTCCACCTGATGCATCGTCGGCCCCTGCAGGCGCCAGCCGCAACCCTACGCAATGCACCGCGGGTCATCGCCCAGAATG CAGTCTCCAAGGTGCTGCCACGCACGAACAATGCTGCGCCGCCGAGTAGAATAACCGCCGGGGCCAACAGCACGGGCACGGTCAAGAAGAACGACGCGGCAAACTCAGTCAACAATCAGCAGATCGAAGAGATGTCAAACCAG GTCATGGATATGCGCATCAACCTGGAGGGATTGGAGAAGGAGCGCGACTTTTACTTCTCGAAGTTGCGGGACATTGAAATTCT TTGCCAAGAAGCAGATGACGGCGAGCAACATCCGCTCATTCAAAAGATAATGGACATCCTGTATGCGACTGAG GATGGTTTTGCGCCGCCAGACGATGCACCACCAGAGGACGAGGAGTATTAA
- the LOC108030182 gene encoding aldo-keto reductase family 1 member B1, translating into MTNLAPTIRLNNGREMPILGLGTWKSFESDAYHSTRHALDVGYRHLDTAFVYENEAEVGQAIAEKIAEGVVTREQVFVTTKLGGIHHDTGLVERACRLSLNNLGLEYVDLYLMHMPVGQKFHNDSNVHGTLELTDVDYLDTWREMEKLVDLGLTRSIGLSNFNAAQTERVLANCRIRPVVNQVECHPGFQQRQLREHAKRHGLVICAYCPLARPQPSRQWPPFLYDEHAQQLAKKYGRTTAQICLRYLVQLGVVPLPKSSNKARIEENFKVFDFELSPEDVAGMEQYHTGQRTVPFSGMAGHKYYPFHDEF; encoded by the coding sequence ATGACCAATCTGGCTCCCACCATCCGGCTGAATAATGGGCGCGAGATGCCGATCTTGGGCCTGGGCACCTGGAAGTCCTTCGAGTCCGACGCCTACCACTCCACGCGCCACGCCCTCGACGTGGGCTACCGGCACCTGGACACCGCCTTCGTCTACGAGAACGAGGCGGAGGTGGGCCAGGCGATCGCCGAGAAGATCGCCGAGGGAGTGGTGACCCGCGAGCAGGTCTTTGTGACCACCAAGCTGGGCGGGATCCACCACGATACGGGACTGGTGGAGCGCGCATGCCGCCTCAGCCTGAACAACCTGGGTCTGGAGTACGTGGACCTCTACCTGATGCACATGCCGGTGGGCCAGAAGTTTCACAACGACAGCAACGTGCACGGCACCCTGGAGCTGACGGATGTGGACTACCTGGACACCTGGCGCGAGATGGAGAAACTGGTGGACCTGGGCCTGACGCGCAGCATCGGCCTGTCCAACTTCAATGCCGCACAAACGGAGCGCGTGCTGGCCAACTGCCGCATCCGCCCGGTGGTGAACCAGGTGGAGTGCCACCCTGGGTTCCAGCAGCGCCAGCTCCGAGAGCATGCAAAGCGCCACGGACTGGTCATCTGCGCCTACTGCCCCCTGGCCCGCCCACAGCCCTCTCGCCAGTGGCCGCCCTTCCTCTACGACGAGCACGCCCAGCAGCTGGCCAAGAAGTACGGCCGGACCACGGCCCAGATCTGCCTGCGGTATCTGGTCCAGCTGGGCGTGGTGCCGCTGCCCAAATCCTCGAACAAGGCCCGCATTGAGGAGAACTTTAAGGTGTTCGACTTCGAGCTGAGTCCGGAGGATGTCGCCGGCATGGAGCAGTATCACACGGGGCAGCGCACGGTGCCCTTCTCCGGCATGGCCGGACATAAGTACTATCCATTCCACGATGAGTTTTAG